A window of Streptomyces sp. NBC_01142 genomic DNA:
GTCCTTCAGCAGCTCACCGCCGCGGACTGCCTCCTTCTCGCCCTTCTCCGTCAGGTTGACGTCCACCCATCCGGTGAACAGATTCTTCGCATTCCACTCGCTCTCGCCGTGGCGGAGGAGGATCAGCTTGTACGGTGCGTCGGCCATGCGTCCGAGCCTATCCGAGGCTATGGACGTGGACGACAGTTGACGGTGGGCGTCAATTGACTGGCGACCGGGGCCGGGGCGTATGTAACTTGCGGATGCCCGTCAAGGCACTTACACCCCTGGGGGAATCCGTATGTCCGTCGCCGGTCTGAGACGTGCCGCAAGAGAGAGCGTCTCGGGGCTCCCCCGTGAGTTCTGGTGGCTGTGGACGAGCACGCTGGTCAACCGGCTCGGGGCGTTCGTCGCGACCTTCATGGCGCTGTATCTGACCTTGGACCGGGGCTATTCGGCTTCGTACGCGGGGCTGGTGGCCGCCCTGCACGGGCTCGGCGGCGTTGTCTCCTCGCTCGGCGCGGGCGTGATGGCCGACCGGCTCGGGCGGCGGCCCACCCTGTTGATCGCGCAGAGTTCGACGGCTGTCTCGGTGGCGGTGCTCGGCTTCATGCAGCACCCCGTCGCGATCGCGGCCGTCGCCTTCGTCGTGGGCATGGCGTCCAACGCCTCCCGGCCCGCCGTGCAGGCGATGATTGCCGACATCGTCAGGCCCGAGGACCGGGTACGGGCGTTCTCGCTCAACTACTGGGCGATCAACCTCGGCTTCGCCACCTCCTCCATGGCGGCGGGCTTCATCGCCGAGTACAGCTATCTCGCCGGCTTCCTGGGCGAGGCCGCGATGACCCTGATCTGCGCGATCGTCATCTTCGTCAAACTGCCCGAGTCGCGGCCCGAGCGCGCGAAGAGCCCGGCAGGCAAGGCGGCCGAGCCGGAGGTCGGCCTGGGAACCGTGCTGCGCGACGGGCGCTTCATGAGCGTCGTCGGGCTGTCGTTCCTCATCGCGCTGATCTTTATGCAGGGGCACGTCGGACTGCCGCTGGCAATGGGCGCGGACGGCTTCTCCAGCGCCGACTTCGGCATGGCGATCGCGGTCAACGGCGTACTGATCGTGGCCCTGCAGATCCCCGTCACGCGCTTCATCGAGCACCGCGATCCCCGCCGGCTGCTGATCATCTCCTCGCTGCTGGCCGGGTACGGCTTCGGGCTGACCGCGTTCGCCGGGTCGATCGGCATCTACGCGCTGACCGTCTGCGTCTGGACCCTGGCCGAGATCGTCAATGCGCCGACGCAGACCGGGCTCGTGGTGCGGCTTTCCCCGCTGCACGGGCGCGGCCGCTACCAGGGCATGTACACCCTGTCCTGGTCGGTGGCGGCGCTCGTCGCCCCGCTGATGTCCGGGTTCGTCATCGACCGGTACGGCGCCGAGTGGCTGTGGGGCATGTGCGCGGTGCTGGGGACGGTGGCGGGGCTCGGTTACTGGCTGCTGATGCGGAACCTTCCGGCGGAGGCCGCCCCGGACGAGGTGGCCGCCGGCGTCGTGTCCGGTGGTGACGTGTCTGGCGGTGACGTGTCCGGTGGTGACGTGTCCGCCGAGGTTCCTGACGCCGACGTGCCCGCCAAGGTGCCCGCCGCCGGTGCTGTCACTCCGTCTGGCGTCACTCCGCCTGCGGCGGTTGCGCCCGCCGTGGTTCCGTCTGCCGCGGTTCCGTAGCGTCCGCCGGCGCCGCCGTCACCCGCGTCCCCGGGTGCAGCAGCGAGCACACGAAGGCCACGGCCGGCGCGCCCGCCACTCCGTAGAACGACCCACTGGTCGGCCTCGGCGAAGTCCAGCCGGATCGCGTCCATCGCCTCGCGCACGGGCTGCGCGATCCGGCCGGATCCGCTGGGCTGTCCAGGGCGCACTCGTCAGGCGTCGAGCGTCCGCTGGGCCTCGCACGGATTGCCCGGACGCACCCCGCCCGGCTGTCCGTACGCCTCGACGCGCGAGCCGAGCGGGCCGGTGAGGCCCGGAGCCCGGTACGTCGATCTGGTCGAACTCGAAGCCGCACCCGGCGCCGTTGCTCCGGCTCCGGCTCCGCGGCGAAGCCGCCGGAGCGGTGGGGGTGCGGGAACGCCCCTACTTGGTCAGGTTCGTGAACGCGTCCAGGTTGCGCGTCGATTCCCCCCGCGACACCCGCCACGCGTACTCCTTGCGGATCGCGCTCGCGAACCCCAGCTCCAGCAGCGTGTTGAACGAGCCGTCCGCCGCCTCCAGGACCGTGCCCAGGAGGCGGTCCAGCTCCTCCGGGGTGACCACGCAGAGCGGAAGTTTGCCGACCAGGTAGATGTCGCCGAGCCGGTCGATCGCGTAACTCACGCCGTACAGCCGCAGATTGCGCTCCAGCAGCCAGCGATGCACCGCCGCGTCGTTCTCGTCGGGATGGCGGATGACGAACGCGTTGACCGACAGCGAGTGCTTGCCGACGAGCAGCGAGCACGTCGTCGACAGCTTGCGCGTGCCGGGGAGTTTCACCACGTACGAGCCGGGCTGCGGGCTCTCCCACTCGAGCTCTGCGTCCTTGAGGGTCTGCTCGATGACCTGGGCAGCCTGCTGTACGTCAGCCATGGTGCGAGCGTACGTCAGCCGTGGTGCGCGTGTCCGCGGCGGCGGTGTTCGTACATCGCCGCCGTGTAGACGTCCGCCGTGGCCGACGCCGCCGTGTCCCAGCCGAAGGACTGGGCGTGCCGGGCCGCCGCCGCGCCCATCCGGTCGGACAGGGACGGGTCGCGTACGAACTGGTGCAGCGCATCCGCGTAGTCCTGCGGGTTGTGGCCAGGGATCAGGAAGCCGCTCAGCTCGTCGCGCACCGCGACCGGGAGCCCTCCGACGGCTGCCGCCACCACCGGGGTGCCGGCCGCCTGGGCCTCGATCGCCACCAGGCCGAAGGATTCGCTGTACGAGGGCATGACGAGCGTGGACGCGGCCCGGAACCAGTCCGCGAGCAGGTCCTGGTCCACCGGCGGCTGGAAGTGGACGACGTCCGCGATACCGAGGCGCGCGGCCAGTTTCTGCAGGCCTTCCGGCTTGGCGAGGCCGCTGCCGCTCGGGCCGCCGACAACCGGGACGAAGACCCGGGAGCGCAGCGAAGGTTCACGTTCCAGCAGCAGGGCGACCGCGCGGAGCAGGATGTCCGGGGCCTTCAACGGCTGGATGCGGCCCGCGAAGAGAGGCACGAAGGCCTCCTGGGGCAGACCGAGGCGGGCCCGGGCGGCGGCCCGGCCGTCCGCGGGCCGGAAGCGTTCCAGGTTCACGCCCGGGTGGACGACGGCGACCTTCGCCGATTCGGCGTCGTAGAAGCGGACGAGCTCGTCGGCCTCCTCCGCAGTGTTGGCGATCAGCCGGTCCGCGGCGCGCACGATCTGGGTCTCGCCGATGACGCGGGAGGCCGGCTCGGGGGTGTCCCCTTCGGCGAGGGCGGCGTTCTTGACCTTGGCCATGGTGTGCATGGCATGGACGAGCGGCACGCCCCACCGCTCGGCAGCGAGCCAGCCGACATGGCCGGAGAGCCAGTAGTGGGAGTGGACGAGGTCGTAGTAGCCGGGGCGGTGACCTGCCCAGGCCTGCATCACGCCGTGCGTGAAGGCACACAGCTGGCCGGGGAGCTCCTCCTTGGCGAGGCCCTCGTACGGCCCGGCGTCGACGTGCCGCACCAGCACGCCGGGCGCCAGCTCCACGGCCGGCGGCAGGCCGCCCGCGGTCGCCCGCGTGAAGATCTCGACCTCGATGTTGAGGGCGGCGAGGCGCTTGGCGAGCTCGACGATGTAGACGTTCATGCCGCCCGCGTCGCCCGTACCCGGCTGGTGCAGCGGGGAGGTGTGGACGCTGAGCATGGCGATCCTGCGGGGCTTGCGGTGGCCACCGGGAAACCGGATGCGCGGCGCCACGAGGCTGCCGCCGAGGCGGGAGACGTACTGGCTCACGTCGGCGTTCCTCCTCGCTTCGGGCACAACAAGTTGCGGGGCGTAAGCGGCCCTGCACAGGCTCACAACAGTGGACCCTGCCCTTCCATTTCCGGCCCACTTCCGCTTTGCCAAATCATTGCCGTTCGGAGGTCGTGTCGCGACCGCATACGCTCCCTTTTATGACCCGCCCCGTCGGCACCGCGACCCGCGGGACGACCAACCCCAACCGCCTGCGCCGCATGGACCGCTGGATCGCCGCCACGCACGGCCCGGCTCTGCGCCGCTCCGGCAGTCCCCTCGCCGTGGACCTCGGCTACGGGGCCGCCCCCTGGACCGCACTGGAGCTGCTGGTCCGGCTGCGCACCGCCGAGCCTCGCTGCGAGGTCGTCGGCATCGAGATCGACCCCGCCCGGGTCGCGGCCGCGAAGCCGTACGAGCGCGAGGGGCTCACCTTCCGGCACGGCGGCTTCGAGATCCCCCTCCGGACACGCCCGGCGCTCATCCGGGCGGCCAATGTGCTGCGCCAGTACGACGAGGGCGAGGTCGCCGCCGTCTGGGCGCGGCTCTGCGCCCGCCTGGCCCCCGGCGGGCTGCTCGTCGAGGGCACCTGCGACGAGATCGGGCGGAGGCACGTGTGGGTCGCGCTCGGACCGGAGGGTCCGCGCACGGTCACCTTCGCGACCCGGCTCGGTTCCCTGGGGCGCCCCTCCGACCTTGCCGAACGCCTCCCGAAGGCACTGATCCACCGCAATGTGCCGGGCGAGCCGGTGCACGCCTTCCTGCGCGATTTCGACCGGGCCTGGGCGGCAGCCGCTCCGTACGCCTCCCTGGGCGCACGGCAGCGCTGGATCAGAGCCGTACGGGATCTGGCGGGCGACTGGCCGCTGACGGACGACCCGCGGCGGTGGCGGCAGGGGGAAGTCACGGTGAACTGGGCGGCACTCGCACCCAATTCCGGATGAAGAGGAGCGAACAAGGGAACGCGGGCGGGACCTTGTTCGTCCCAGACGGGTGAGAGTGATCGACCGGACGGGGGAAGGCCGGGGCGAGAGCGGGACGGGCGGGGCAACAGGGATCTGCCGGGATCCGCCGACTGGCCCTGTCGCTTTTGCGGACACCGTGGCACCATCTCGGCGTCGGCAATAAGTTACTGACGGTAAATCACTTTCACGTGTCCTGGCGTTCGTCCGGAGGGGGAGTCGTGAACCGACGCCGCTGTGCCACTGCTGCGATCACTGTGGTCTGCGCACTGACCGTGCTGGCGTCGACCGGCCAGGCCTTCGCGGCCCCGGAGCCACCACCGACGGCGGGAACTGGCGCCACGGCGCCCGGTACGCCGGGCGCGCCGAAGAAGTCGCTCGAAGAGGTGCGCAAGGAGATCGACGCCCTCTACCGCAAGGCCGCCTCCGCGACCGACGCGTACAACCTCGCCGAGGAGCGGGCCGAGAAGCAGTCGGCCGAAATCGTCAGACTGGCTCAGGAGATCGTCAAGGGCGAGGCCCGGATCGACGACCTCAAGAACCGCGCGGGCGCCGCGGCCCGCGCCCAGTACCGCGGCGGCGGACTGCCGCCCGAGGCCGAACTGGTGCTCACCGACGACCCGCAGCTCTTCCTGGACGGCGCCGGCCGGATCCAGCAGGGCCACAAGGCGACCAAGGACCTCCTCGGAGAACTGACCAGGGCCCAGGCCGACTTGGCGGCGTACAGCAAGGACGCCGGCTCCCAGTGGAAGAAGCTCGAGGCGAGCCGGGTCAAGCGGGAGAAGGCCAAGAAGGAGATCAACGACCGGATCGCCGCGGCCAAGAAGCTGGAGGACCGGCTGGAGAAGGCGGAGCGCGCCCGCCTGATCAAGCTGGAGCAGCAGGCCGAGTACAAGGCGCAGACGTCCTGGCTGAGTTCGGGCGTACTGAAGGACATCAGTGCCGACGCGAGCGAGCCGGGCAAGAAGGCGATCGAGTTCGCGACGGCGCAGATCGGCAAGCCG
This region includes:
- a CDS encoding MFS transporter produces the protein MSVAGLRRAARESVSGLPREFWWLWTSTLVNRLGAFVATFMALYLTLDRGYSASYAGLVAALHGLGGVVSSLGAGVMADRLGRRPTLLIAQSSTAVSVAVLGFMQHPVAIAAVAFVVGMASNASRPAVQAMIADIVRPEDRVRAFSLNYWAINLGFATSSMAAGFIAEYSYLAGFLGEAAMTLICAIVIFVKLPESRPERAKSPAGKAAEPEVGLGTVLRDGRFMSVVGLSFLIALIFMQGHVGLPLAMGADGFSSADFGMAIAVNGVLIVALQIPVTRFIEHRDPRRLLIISSLLAGYGFGLTAFAGSIGIYALTVCVWTLAEIVNAPTQTGLVVRLSPLHGRGRYQGMYTLSWSVAALVAPLMSGFVIDRYGAEWLWGMCAVLGTVAGLGYWLLMRNLPAEAAPDEVAAGVVSGGDVSGGDVSGGDVSAEVPDADVPAKVPAAGAVTPSGVTPPAAVAPAVVPSAAVP
- a CDS encoding YbjN domain-containing protein; protein product: MADVQQAAQVIEQTLKDAELEWESPQPGSYVVKLPGTRKLSTTCSLLVGKHSLSVNAFVIRHPDENDAAVHRWLLERNLRLYGVSYAIDRLGDIYLVGKLPLCVVTPEELDRLLGTVLEAADGSFNTLLELGFASAIRKEYAWRVSRGESTRNLDAFTNLTK
- the mshA gene encoding D-inositol-3-phosphate glycosyltransferase — translated: MSQYVSRLGGSLVAPRIRFPGGHRKPRRIAMLSVHTSPLHQPGTGDAGGMNVYIVELAKRLAALNIEVEIFTRATAGGLPPAVELAPGVLVRHVDAGPYEGLAKEELPGQLCAFTHGVMQAWAGHRPGYYDLVHSHYWLSGHVGWLAAERWGVPLVHAMHTMAKVKNAALAEGDTPEPASRVIGETQIVRAADRLIANTAEEADELVRFYDAESAKVAVVHPGVNLERFRPADGRAAARARLGLPQEAFVPLFAGRIQPLKAPDILLRAVALLLEREPSLRSRVFVPVVGGPSGSGLAKPEGLQKLAARLGIADVVHFQPPVDQDLLADWFRAASTLVMPSYSESFGLVAIEAQAAGTPVVAAAVGGLPVAVRDELSGFLIPGHNPQDYADALHQFVRDPSLSDRMGAAAARHAQSFGWDTAASATADVYTAAMYEHRRRGHAHHG
- a CDS encoding trans-aconitate 2-methyltransferase, yielding MTRPVGTATRGTTNPNRLRRMDRWIAATHGPALRRSGSPLAVDLGYGAAPWTALELLVRLRTAEPRCEVVGIEIDPARVAAAKPYEREGLTFRHGGFEIPLRTRPALIRAANVLRQYDEGEVAAVWARLCARLAPGGLLVEGTCDEIGRRHVWVALGPEGPRTVTFATRLGSLGRPSDLAERLPKALIHRNVPGEPVHAFLRDFDRAWAAAAPYASLGARQRWIRAVRDLAGDWPLTDDPRRWRQGEVTVNWAALAPNSG
- a CDS encoding NlpC/P60 family protein, with the translated sequence MNRRRCATAAITVVCALTVLASTGQAFAAPEPPPTAGTGATAPGTPGAPKKSLEEVRKEIDALYRKAASATDAYNLAEERAEKQSAEIVRLAQEIVKGEARIDDLKNRAGAAARAQYRGGGLPPEAELVLTDDPQLFLDGAGRIQQGHKATKDLLGELTRAQADLAAYSKDAGSQWKKLEASRVKREKAKKEINDRIAAAKKLEDRLEKAERARLIKLEQQAEYKAQTSWLSSGVLKDISADASEPGKKAIEFATAQIGKPYVWGAEGPGSYDCSGLTSKAWAAAGRTIPRTSQEQWRLLPRIDVKDMRPGDLIIYHADASHVGMYIGDGAIVHAPRPGRNVTIAGAGSMAILGVVRPDK